The Candidatus Omnitrophota bacterium region ACCCAAGGCCGCCTCGTATACCGAATCCATGTAAAGGAAGACGAAAACCTCTTTGTATCCGGCCGCTCCTACGCAGGCGGGGGCTTGGTTCCCAATCTGGAGGGCCAATGGGATCTGATTGCCCATGGAACCCGGGTGCCTTTGGACTCACGCACACGCTGGCTGGACAAGCGCGACTTCCTGATCAAACTGCCCAAAGCGCTGGACGGCGAACTCCAGTTGGAATTCCGGGCGTCTAACAATACCGGTCAAACCCTGCTGACTCTGAACTGGCTGGAAATCCAAAGCGTGCAAGCTTCCAGCGTGCTTGGCTCAGCCTTTGTGACTCCCTCACTTTGGAGAGTCGCCCTCAGCACAGCCGCTTTGCTGGCCCTGCCTTGGCTGCTCTCACCCGTATGGGCGCGGCGCGTACCCTGGGAACTCGGCCTCATTCTGTGGATCGGTTTGCTTTTGCGCTACCAAAATCTCACCCACCTGATCTTCTTGGGTCTGGAAACAGATCCGTGGAAATGGAAGCAGTTCGCGGACCGGATGGACCTCTTCAGTTCCGGCGCGGGATTCTTTTCAAACAGCTTCGGGTATCGCGAACCGCTATTCCCTTTAATTTGCCATCTTTTCTTTCTGGTCTCGGGAAGTTCCGAAACACATATCCGCCTTGTCTCCGCATTGCTGTCCCTGGGTGTGATTGTGTTGAGCTATCCCCTGGCCCGGCGCTTTCTCGGCAGAACCTGGGCCGCAATCATTACCGCTGTGGTGGCGCTCAACCCCACTCTGATTTATGAAAGCGGGCGCGGAAACCGGCTGGAGCTGTTAACCCTGCTCACCCTGGGGCTGGTCTGGATCCTGAGCGCTCCCGGGCCGGCCCGATTCAGAAGAGTTGCCGGCGCCGGGGCCTGGAACGCACTCTCGTCTCTCGCCCTGTTTTCTAACTTGCCTGCAAGCCTGGGCACCACCGCACTGGGGCTCTGGAGGGAAATCTCTTGGCGCAAGGCTGTTCTTTTCTTTACCGGAAGCGCGGCAGTGACGGGACTGCTCCTGAGCCCGCTTGCCTTAGGTCTTTCCCGGAACAACAGCGGGGTGCCCGCCAAATATGTGTATGCCATGGTGAAGTGGGAGCTTAGCGGCGCGCAGCGCTGGCCGTTCTCCAGACAAATCAAGATGAAGAACGCGCCTTTGGAGATGCTTGAAACCTCTTATAGCGACTACGAGAAGAGCATCGAGGAGGATCCCTCTAGAGAAATTTCCTACAAAGACTATGTCTTCGGAATGCACCGTCTGCCCACGGTCCTCGAATATACGGCCAAGGGATTTTTGCTGAGCACTTTGCTCCAAGGGATTTCCATCACGCAAAGCGATTTATTCCGTTGGCAGGTTCAGCCGAGCCCACTCCGGCGATTCGCCATCCTTTGGCCCAAGCTCCTGCATCTGTTTTTCAATCTCCTGGGGCTCTGGGGGCTGGGACTCTGCCTTCTCAGCCCGCAGAGACGCCTCCTGCCTGCGGCGATTCTCCTGTCGCTCTTTCCGATTACCTTTAGCTTGGGCTGGCGCGCCTTCGAGTACCCGCGTTACATCCTGCAGGTTTATCCCCTATACTTGATTTGTACTGCAATTGCCCTGAGCAAAATTTGGAGCCTGCGGCACAGGACAGGTGAATGAAGTTACCTACACTGCTATGGATTCTGATCCCGAGCCTCCTTCTGACTGCCCTTGCCCATGCGGGCAGCCTGCGCAGCAATGAACCGGGTGAGTTAATCGAACCGAGCAAAACTACTGAGCCCGGCGAAGCCGGCGAGTCCGGTGAATCCGCCAAAACAGATGCCCCGGCAGCGGGCATTACTTTGGTCATCGATACCTCCAAACTTAAGGAAGCGAAGAAAACCTACTTTGTGCCGGGAAAAGGCCTCGTACACCCTTCTGTTTATCTGGAATACAAGGAGGCCGAATACCAGGAGCTGCTGACCCAAAACACAGCCCACTTTGCGGCCTTTGGGACCATTGACCGCAGGCTCACCGAATATCAACTTTGGAATGAAGAAGACAAGATGAAAGCGCTTCGAGCCGAAATCGCCGAACAGATCCGTATTTACGACTTGCTCGAGGCAAAATCCGTGCAGGACCGCTCCCAACCCTCCTTGTTGCTCTCTGCTGATGGAGAGGAAGCGGTCATCGCCCCTCCGCCTGAGGTCAAAAAAGTGCCCAAGACCGGAAATGAAGAGTCCCTGGTGTCCACTGAGGACGATCCGTATCCGGAACCTTACAACAAAGAGTGGGATAAGTACTGGAGTTGGTAGAGAGCACAGCAGACTCGCCGGGCGGGCTATCTTTCCAGTTTCTTGAGGTGCTGCCACCAGGTCTGGCTGTCCCAATCCCGGAGGGCGCGGCCGAGCTTCTTGGCTGATTCGGTCTTGAGCAGCGCATAGGGACGCAGCATCCACTCGTCGGCCTTCTTGTAACCGCGATCCACATACTCCTTGCCCTGCAGCATGCATTCCAGAAGATCAGCGTCCCGGGCCACGACCGCCTCGGGGCTATTTTGTTCCTGCAGGTTCTTTTCCCAGGTTTCAAAGTCTGAGGCAAGATCTTCGGGGAGGAGTTCGCGCTGCTCTTTGGCTGCCGCGCGCTCCGCAGACTTGAAATCAATATAACGGTGGCCCACCTTGTGTAAATCATTGATGCGGGATTCGTGTAAATCATTGGTTAAACACATCATCACCGTAGGCAAGAGCTCAACGCCCTCGAGTTTTGCCAGCACAAAGCCGATAAGCGCAGTGCGGAACGAATGCTCGGCCACACTTTCGCCGTCTTTGATGCCCAAAAGCCACCAGCCGCTGCGGCGAACATTCTTGAGCGCACCGGCTTCTGCGAAAAAATTGAGTAAGGAGTCTGTGTTCATTGCGAGTACCTTCTTTATCGTCCTGAGTTTACCGAGTCTAGCCCGAAGCAGGGACGGTTCTCGCCAACCCATTGCACTGCATTAAGTTCCGTGAGAACCGTCCCTTCTGCCCAGTTGCCTGCAGACTTCATAACAGACGATGGCCGCAGCCACCGCCACATTCAAGGAAAGCCCTGCCCCTGCCATGGGGATGCTGAAGCAATAGTCCAAATGCTTTTCCAGACCCGGACGAATGCCCCGGCCTTCCGAGCCAAACACGATGGCCGCGGGTGAGAGAATCCCTGTTTGGTCCAGGCTCTGCCCGCCGGCTGTCGCAGCGCCGCCGATCCAGTACCCGGCCTTCTTTGCCAGTTCCACGCTTTGCACCAAATTGGTCACAAGCGCCACAGGCACATAGTTCTCCCCGCCATTGGCCACCCGCAAAACCGCCTCGGTGACTTCCACTGAATCGTGCTTGGGTAAGACCACGGCAAAACCCCCGAAGCACGCTGTTGTGCGCAGAATCGCGCCCAAGTTTTGCGGATCCGTGATCCGGTCCAAAAACACGAGACAGAGTTTAGGATCCGCGTTGAGCAGCGCCTCATAATCCGCGTACTTGAAGGAGGCCACTTGGGCAAGCACACCCTGGGAATGCACACCCGCCTCCAGCTTCTCAAACTCCCTGACAGGAAGTTCGGAAATCCGGAGCCCTTGGTCCTGTGCCGCTTTTAAAAGCTCCGGCAACTTAGCCCCGGCTCGCACATAAATTTCTTGGAGGGATTGAGGATTGGCTCGAATGCGTTCGAGGATGGGGTTCTTGCCGTAAAGCAACATGGGGGGCCAGTCGTTCCAATGGGGACGGTTCTCGCGTAACTTCAAGTACTGCAAAGAGTAATTGAGAACCGTCCCTGGTTAATGTGTCTTCAGGTGGAGTCGGCCGTCCCGGAGCTCGACCTTGGACTTCAGGTATTCCACAAAATCCGCATGACGCGGGCCATTGCTCGCAAACGTGGGATGGGCGTGATTATAGACCCCATTCATAGAAAAATCCAAGGCACTGCCGTCGTAGGAGGTGAACTCCCCGCCCGCCTCCTGCATCAAAACCAGAGGCGCGCAAGTGTCCCAGTAGTGCACTCCGTGATGATTGAGATAAAGCTCACCTTTCTGGGTTGCCAGCAAAGCCACCTTAATCCCCACGCTGTTGATCGGAGGCAGGACCTCAAAACCCATCTCCCCTACCACGCTTTCCAACAAGGCCTCAGGGAAGCCTGTGGACACGACCAAACGCATGGTGTCCCATTCGCTCCGGTCCGTCACTCTAATCTTACGGCGCTCTCCGTTTTGTATCGCATCACAACCCTGGCCTTTGACAGCTTGGTAAAGGCACTGCTCTACGGGATCAAACACCACACCCAGGACCGGGACGCCGTTTTCGAGCAACCCCACCATCACGCTAAAACCGTGCTCTCCCCGCGCATAGGCACGCGTTCCATCCAAAGGATCGACCACCCAAATATACCTGGACCCTTCGGGCCCGGCCAACCCGGATTCCTCGGTAAGCACCCGGTGATCGGGAAAAGCCGCACTCAAACCATCCCGCAAAATCTGATCCGCGGCAAAATCCGCCACAGTCACAGGCGAGCGATCAGCTTTGATTTGTTTTTCCGGAAGGTCTTCGAGGAGTTCCATGATTCGGCGTCCGGCTTTAAGAGAGAGCCGGCTCGCCACACGGACAAAGGATTGGTAGGGTTCTGAAAATTCCGAGGGACTCATGAAGCCCCGGGCTCCGGGTAAGGCAGGTGCAGTCCGCATTCCTTCTTGTCGTCCGCAACGCTTTGATTAAACCAACGCCAACGCCCGGCGCGGCGCGGCTCCCCCGGGCCGATGGGTGTCGTACAAATCACACAGCCCAGGGATTCATAACGCCAACCGTTCTGCTCCCACTCGAGTAAGGGATGCAAAGGCACATTGTGTTCTTCGAGATAGGCCCGAACCTGAGCCTCGGTCCAATCGGCCAAAGGACACACTTTGAGCAAAGAACGGCTGCCCTCTGGAAAATCCAATGAAATCATTTCCAAGCGCCTGACCCCGGCACGGTGCTCCGACTGATCTGCCCGCAAACCCGTAACCCAGGCATCGAGGGTCGCCAAAGCCTCTAGATTGGGTTCCACCTTGCGCAAACGGCAACAGAGTTCCTGCTTTTCTTTGGAATCAAAGAAGAGATTTTCTCCGTGCCGGGCAATCATCTGATCCAGATTAGCTTTATTCGGAGTGAAACGCTCGATCCGGAGCCCGTATCTCTTTTCCAGGGTCTGAAAATACTCGAGGGTTTCGGGGAAAAGGCGGCCGGTATCCAGGGTGTAGACGCGGGGATGCAAGCCGGCTCCCACGGCCATATCCAGGATGGCGCTTCCGGCCAGTTGGCCGCTGGTGCCGAGGGCCGCACGATCGCCCAAGAGCCCGAAGACCTCAACAAGGAGGTCTTCGGGAGCGGCTTTGGATTCGATTTGCTTGAGTAAAGTCGGGGTCACTTCCATTGTTTAGATAATACCGCGCTCAGCAAGCAACTCAATGACACGGCGCGTGCTCTGCTCCAAACTCTCTTTACCGCTGTCCAAAACAAGCTCGGCGCTCTCAGGCTCCTCATAGGGCGCTGAAATACCCGTAAACTGCGGGATCTCTCCCGCGCGCGCCTTCTTGTACAAACCTTTGGGATCCCGTTCCTCGCAAACCTCCAAAGACGCGTCACAAAATACCTCCAAGAAATCTCCAGCAGGAAGGAGCGCCCGCACCTGGTCCCGGTCTTCTCTATACGGAGAGATAAAAGCCGTAAGCACCACCACATTGGATTGAGCAAAAAGCTTGGCCACCTCCCCGATGCGGCGGATATTTTCCGTGCGGTCCTCAGGCGAAAAACCCAGGTTGCTGTTGAGACCATGCCGGATATTGTCGCCATCCAGCACAAAGGCGTTGATGCCGTTCTCCACTAAAGCCAGCTCCACCTCGCGGGCCACCGTGGACTTGCCCGACCCGGACAGCCCCGTGAACCAGACCACCGCACCCCGCTGGCCCAGTTTTTCAAGCCTCTGTTCTGTGGTGAGATTCCCGTGGTGCCAGCTGATATTCTCACTCACCGGGGAATTCTTGTTTGCGTTCATAAAATTCTCCTTTGATGTAAACGGAAGGCAAAATTTTTATGATTTATCTCATAAGGACGGCTCAAATCCGGTATTCTACCGCAAAGCGCCCGGTTATGATATCCTTTTAGCTCTTTAAGTTCAGAATTCCTGGAGCACGGAGCAATCCTCATGGGTGAAAGTCTCTTTAACAAAGTTTGGAATGCCCACACAGTCCGCGAAATGCCTGACGGGCAAACCCAGCTCTTCATCGGGCTGCACCTCATTCACGAGGTCACCAGTCCCCAGGCCTTTGGCATGCTGCGTCAACTGGATCTGCCCGTGGCTTTTCCGGAGCGCACCTTTGCCACGGTGGACCACATCATCCCCACCGATACCCTGGAACGCCCCTTTCAAGACGCCCTGGCCGAAAACATGATTGTGGCCCTCAAGAAGAATTGCGCCGAGCACGGCATCACCTATTTTGATGTGTCCAGCGGGCTCCAAGGCATTGTGCATGTGGTGGGACCTGAGTTGGGTCTGACCCAGCCGGGTGTAACAGCGGTTTGCGGGGATTCCCACACAGCCACACATGGAGCCTTCGGGGCCATTGCCATGGGGATCGGCACCAGCCAGGTGCGCGATGTGCTGGCCACCCAAACCCTGCGCATGGGCAAACTCAAGGTGCGGCGGATCAATGTCACAGGTTCCTTGAAGCCCGGAGTTTACGCCAAAGATGTCATCCTGCATATTATCCGCATTCTGGGGGTGAATGGCGGGTTGGGACATGCCTATGAATACGGCGGGAACGTGATCGAAAACATGAGCATGGAAGAGCGCATGACCTTATGCAATATGTCTATTGAGGGAGGCGCGCGCGTAGGCTACGTCAACCCGGATGAAACCACCTTTGAATATCTGAAGGGCCGGCGCTACGCTCCCAAGGGCGCGGCCTGGGACAAAGCACTCTCCTATTGGAAGAGCATTGCATCAGATCCGGATGCCGTATACGACGATGTCTTGGAAATCCGCGGTGAAGAGATTCCGCCCACCGTGACTTGGGGCATCAATCCCGGCCAGGCCATTTCGGTTAAGGAGAACGTGCCCAGCGTGAACTCTGCGCCCGAAGCAGAACGCGCCTCAATAGCAGAGGCTCTGGAATACATGAAGCTCAAACCCGGAGCGCCGATTGAGGGTACACCGATCAATGTGGCCTTTATCGGCAGCTGCACGAACGGCCGTATTTCCGACCTCCGCGAGGTTGCCAAGCATGTGCAGGGCCACAAAGTTCTCCAGGGTGTGAAGGCGTTGGTTGTGCCCGGGTCCATGAGTGTGGCCCAGCAGGCCGAAGAAGAAGGGCTGGACAAGATTTTCACAGAGGCCGGATTTGAATGGCGAGAGCCCGGCTGTTCGATGTGCCTGGCAATGAACCCGGACAAGCTCATCGGCGATCAGATCTGCGCTTCCTCCAGTAATCGAAACTTCAAGGGGCGCCAGGGCAGCCCCTCGGGACGCACTCTCTTGATGAGCCCCGTAATGGTGGCCGCCGCGGCGATTCGCGGTGAAGTCGCAGACGCACGTGAAGTCTTTGGGACGGAGTAAAGAAATATGGCATTGGCAAAAATCAAACAACTAAGAGGCACCGGGGTTTATGTGCCCGGCGATGACCTGGATACGGACCGCATTATTCCGGCCCGTTTCATGAAATGCGTGACCTTTGACGGGCTCGGCGAGTACGCGTTCTATGACGCGCGCTTTGATGAGGACGGCAACTCCAAAGGACACCCGCTGGATGCTCCCTCCCACAAAGGGGCCTCTATCTTGATTTCCGGCAAGAATTTTGGCTGCGGCTCTTCGCGAGAGCACGCTCCGCAGTCCCTGTACCACTTTGGGCTGCGTGCGGTCCTTGCCGAATCCTTTGCCGAAATCTTTTTCGGGAATTGCACCACCTTGGGAATCCCCTGCGCAGTCCTGAGCGCTACAGATCGCGAAGCTCTGGCCCAGGCGGTCGACGCAAATCCCAAGCTGGAAATTGAAATTGATTTGGAGAAAAGTGAGGTCCGTTTCGGCGAACGGAAAATGCAATTTAATATGCCGGAATCGGCGCGAGCTGCTTTAGCGGGAGGCCAGTGGGATCCGCTGAGTCAGCTGCTGGAGGCTAAGGAACAAGTCGCAGCCGTAGAATCCGCTCTCCCTTACCGCTTCGCGTAGCGGTCATCCCCGCAACATCTCAATCACTTCCTGATGGATCGCCCCGGCCGTAGCTACGGCACTGTCGGCCTGCACAGGATCTCCACCCTCGTAGTCTGTGATCTTACCGCCCGCACCGCGCACAATCGGAATCAAGGGCTGAATATCCCAGGCATTGACGATGGGATCCACCATGATATCCGCGTATCCCGTGGCCAAAAGATAGTATCCGAAGCAGTCGCCCCAACCTCGGAAAAGCTTTACGCGCTGAACCAGCGAATGAAAGGCTATCGGATCCTTGTGCTGCTCAATGGAGCGCACTGAAGTCGTCAGAAGAGTGGCACGGGAAAGGTGTTCACAAGAACGCACTCTGACCGGAATGCCGTTGAGCGTACACGATTCATCTGTACCCAAAAGGAGCTCGCCCAATACCGGCAAGTGCATGGCACCGGCCAGGGGCACTCCCGCCTCCAGATAACCGATCAAGGTGCCGAATAGCGGAGTCCCGCTGATAAAACTCTTGGTGCCGTCAATGGGATCCAGAATCCACTGGCGTTCAGCGTCAGGCCGGCTGTGACCGTACTCTTCCCCCAGGATCCCGCAGTCCGGGTATTCCTCTTCCAAGACCTTGCGGATCGCAGCCTCGGCCTCGCGGTCAGCGACGGTAACCGGAGACTGATCCTGTTTTTCTTCGAATTCCATAGGCCGGCGAAAGTACCGGGTGATGAGCGGCCCGCTGATTTGAGTGAGCCGGGACATGGTTTTCAGGATAGGAGCCAGATCAGCCATCGGATTCTTTAGCCTCTCCATCCGTCGCCAGACCAAAATCCGTCAGGACCGCCTCATACTTCAGGAGTCCTGCGGAACGGAATTTCAGCGGCAAACGCCGCGCGTCATCGCTTGCCCAAAGGCGAAACTCGTTGGGGTTGCCTGTAAAGGCCAGGGCCTCAAAGTCCCCGGCAGGGACCTCAACATTTTCGGACCCGGAAAATTTCAGGTCAAAGTCCACGGTCGGCAAAAACACATTGAGATTCCAGTCCGGAGCAAAAGACTCGGTCTGCCGCACAAGATAAATCAAACAGATCACGTTGTGCAAGGGACCTGCCCGCTCGATTACCGTGGGCTCGCGGTCCGCGCCCTCCTGGGTCACGGTGACGCGCTTGTTCAGCTGATCGTAGTCCTCAACAATCTTCTTGCGTGCACCCATCTGGCGGATATCGCGGAAAATCTTTACAGGCAGGAAATTGTCGGGGGAAAGATAGATCTCCTCCCGGTCGTCGAAGGTCGCGGTATCCAACGCGACCACGATCTTATGCAGCCTCTGTCCCTCAAAATCAACATTCGGATAAAAGGTCATGACTGCCGAACCGATGCGTACACGCTTCCAATAAATCTTGAAGCGCATCTGTTCCCCTTCCGCAAAGGGAGCCAGAGTCTCCAGCGGCTTCACAAATTGCTCGGGCAGACGAGCCAGCTGAGTCAGCTGGTAAATGCCGAAACCCAAGCAAAGCGCCGCGCCCACGGCAAAGAGGCTGATTAGGAATGAACGGAGGAGTCGCTTCATAAAAGTGGATAACTCAAGTGGAAACAGAAGTTAATTTGTTTATTAATATCCTTACTAACATTGACTCTGTGCCCTTGGGCGCGTATAATTGGTGCTTAGTATAACAAGATTAGTCAGTTAGCGCTACGGCGGGCCCACCCCCTGGGAAAGCATCCATGAACTCATCCAAGGTCGACATTCTCTTTGTGAACCAGCCCTCGCCGGACAAGGACTGGATCATCCGTGATATCAACCGCTCCGGCCGCAAGACGCGGGAACACATGATCTGGCCCCAGACCAATTTAGCCTGGGAAGCCGCAGTCATGCGGGATGCCGGATTCACCGTGCAAATTATTGATTCCGTGGCTTCGCGTCTGAGTTGGGAGGAGCTGGAGCTCCGTGTCCAGGACCTCAAACCCCGCTACGTGGTTGCGAATGTAATCTCCACCACACTCAATAACGACATGCGGCTTTTCTTTTACGCCAAGGCCCAGGGCTCAATCACCATTGCCCACGGCCCCCATATCACGGACAAACCGCTTGAGTCTCTCCGGGACTTCCCCTGCGTGGATTACTGCGTGATGAACGAGGCGGAGGAAGCTCTGCGCGAACTCATTCTGGAAATTGAAAAAGGAACCGGGGATTTGGGCCATATTCTAGGCATTGCCTGGCGGCGCGGAACCGAACCGGTACGGAACGGAAAGCGCCCGTTTATTGCAGACCTGGATTCCCTTCCCTCCCCGGCCTATGAGCTGCTTCCCTTGGACAAATACTATATGCCCTTTTTCGGCAACTATGTCTTTATTGAGGGAGGCCGCGGTTGCCCTTACCGGTGTATCTATTGCAGGCAGACTGTCATGTGGGAAAGCCGCGTGCGCAACCGCAGCGCTGAAATCCTCTTTAAAGAGGTCAAGCAACTCCACGACCTGGGTATGAAGCATGTGATGTTCCACCACGACACCTTTACCGCGGACCGGCGCATGGTGATGCGGCTCTGCGAACTCATTATCGAGAGCGGACTCAAAATCAAGTGGTGCTGTAACACCCATGTGGCGCGGGTGGACGAGGAGTTGGTGGGAATGATGAAGAAGGCCGGATGCTGGATGATCGCGCCGGGTTTTGAGACCGCTGACCAGACAATCCTTGACAATGTCCAAAAGCGGGCCACGGTTGAACAGAATATCCGGGCCGCTCACATGATTCACAATGCGGGCATCGAGGTGTGGGGTTACTTCATGTTCGGCAATCCCGGCGAAACGCACGAAACGATCCGGCGCACCATTGATATGGCCAAGGAACTGCCGATCACCATCGCCAATTTCGCCATTGCCAGTCCTTATCCCGGGACGGAATTCCATCGCCAGGCCGAAGCCAACGGCTGGCTGGTCAAACAAGCGGCCTGGGAAGATTACGATCAGAACTATTCTCCTGTGGTAGACTACGGTCATCTTAAGCCCGAGGATATTTATCAAGCTCTTAAGACTGCAAACCGCGAATTCTTTTTCAGGCCCAAGCCGCTCCTGCGCATTGCCAAGGAAATGAAAAGCTGGCCCATGATTAAGTCGTTATTCGGAATTACGCTGAGTTATCTCAAGTTGTTCTTGGGCAAGGAAACTGTCCAGAAGAAAGTACGCGAGCGCGCCGCTTAGCTGGCGGATAGACCAAGGGACATATCTCCGAAGGAGATCTGTCCCTTAATGAGAGAACCACAAATGTCTGATCTGTCTCATGTAAAGCGCATTGACATCGGTTGCGGCCTCCCGGACCAGAAGTACCCCGAGTGCTTTGGGATGGACGTTAATCCCAAATACAATCCCGACCTATTGCACAACTGCGATGACGGCGTCCCCTTTGCAGACAACCAACTCAGTTTTATCAATAGTGACAACTCCCTGGAACACGTCAAAAATCCCTACTTTGTCCTCAAGGAATGCTACCGCTGCCTCGAACCCGGCGGCACCATGCGCCTGGTAGTTCCCAACTGCCAGTGGTTCCCTCTCGTGCTACTCAACTTGGTGATCGATCTGGACTGGTTCTGGCACAAGTGGATGAATCTGTCCTTCAAAAAGGAGCGCGGCATTCACTGGACGCTCTATACGCCCTTCCTCATCACCAAAGTCGTCAAGGATGTGGGGTTTAAAGTGGAGAGCCGGAAGGGATTCCTGTATTCCAAG contains the following coding sequences:
- a CDS encoding methyltransferase domain-containing protein; this encodes MREPQMSDLSHVKRIDIGCGLPDQKYPECFGMDVNPKYNPDLLHNCDDGVPFADNQLSFINSDNSLEHVKNPYFVLKECYRCLEPGGTMRLVVPNCQWFPLVLLNLVIDLDWFWHKWMNLSFKKERGIHWTLYTPFLITKVVKDVGFKVESRKGFLYSKEIELFLRK
- a CDS encoding radical SAM protein, with amino-acid sequence MNSSKVDILFVNQPSPDKDWIIRDINRSGRKTREHMIWPQTNLAWEAAVMRDAGFTVQIIDSVASRLSWEELELRVQDLKPRYVVANVISTTLNNDMRLFFYAKAQGSITIAHGPHITDKPLESLRDFPCVDYCVMNEAEEALRELILEIEKGTGDLGHILGIAWRRGTEPVRNGKRPFIADLDSLPSPAYELLPLDKYYMPFFGNYVFIEGGRGCPYRCIYCRQTVMWESRVRNRSAEILFKEVKQLHDLGMKHVMFHHDTFTADRRMVMRLCELIIESGLKIKWCCNTHVARVDEELVGMMKKAGCWMIAPGFETADQTILDNVQKRATVEQNIRAAHMIHNAGIEVWGYFMFGNPGETHETIRRTIDMAKELPITIANFAIASPYPGTEFHRQAEANGWLVKQAAWEDYDQNYSPVVDYGHLKPEDIYQALKTANREFFFRPKPLLRIAKEMKSWPMIKSLFGITLSYLKLFLGKETVQKKVRERAA